One window of the Chryseobacterium sp. CY350 genome contains the following:
- a CDS encoding choice-of-anchor L domain-containing protein: MKLKSLYNILTAIVLSFFHNSYYAQTSATASVTWNSASATGPQNAEINNALVGSNVTITNPTLNYGNRLQQIATFSGGTAANLGMNSGVFFGTGLNSELLTLNSVVRRDGDPANQIAGGVASDPDLIQLVPNAVNNTLSYSFTITTGPKATTLNIKYQFGSEEYPNFVGSQFNDAFGFFVSGGNLATTQNIGRLPNGNTTSINNVNFGIPGSASPTPVVVFDPSQASLYINNGHPVTTTGVSPNVKLTEYNAANYNGPPVPVRPIGVQFNGITRLLTYTLGGLLPNTAYTFKIVIADAGDTQYDSGLFINTIYGTATLAATNDAYTIASGSNSTTSVLVNDLVNGVVNASLSDVTLSQISTSNSGINLNTASGLISVAPGTAPGIYTVNYQICDLTFLDNCKTAIATVTVLANDPDNDGVDSFIDLDDDNDGILDAAEGLCATTGFEGFETNPLQTNINGNNIQTGVTVYNGWSVNNLSTPQASPFNIIRVNNTTYSSGPASAQAGSQYLDINGAGANFYRDFTFTTPTVLNASVYFAPRETIGTAIAFQSKIEIVKTSGTNQTWSGNVISYNSNSPYIWTQSSLNNIVLPAGTYRLQMAINDNAHIDSVSYCFSTDTDGDGVPNYLDIDSDNDGCPDAIEGSENVTYQMVNPLTATTNPGQISVRFNGSVAGTPSQIISTATAANGVPQLVNNGANNSNASIVLVAGAASAGVADNTGTSPVAGVGQAVGNSANNALNDCKCYRSATTTLGTNNATQHGVTAFNRAGADNSNWPMLRNNGWTALEANTKAFVMNRMPAATVTTAALVAGEPVNVALTAPVIAVPIVGMTFYDTTNNCMKVNVDGTRAGWKCFNTQSCPEEN, translated from the coding sequence ATGAAACTTAAATCTTTATATAATATATTGACGGCAATTGTGCTGTCCTTTTTTCATAATTCTTACTATGCCCAAACATCTGCGACGGCTTCTGTAACATGGAATTCAGCCAGTGCTACCGGACCACAAAATGCTGAAATAAATAATGCATTGGTTGGTAGCAATGTTACAATTACCAATCCCACTTTAAATTACGGCAACAGACTTCAGCAGATTGCTACTTTTTCCGGTGGAACCGCAGCTAACTTAGGAATGAACAGTGGTGTCTTTTTTGGAACAGGTCTAAATAGTGAACTTTTAACGCTGAATAGTGTTGTTAGAAGAGACGGAGATCCTGCAAATCAAATTGCTGGCGGTGTTGCCAGTGATCCGGATTTAATACAGTTGGTACCTAATGCAGTTAATAATACACTTTCTTACTCTTTTACAATTACCACAGGTCCTAAAGCGACAACTCTTAATATAAAATATCAATTTGGATCGGAAGAATATCCGAATTTTGTGGGTTCACAATTTAATGACGCGTTTGGGTTCTTTGTTTCTGGCGGTAATCTAGCAACTACGCAGAATATCGGAAGACTTCCGAACGGTAATACAACCTCAATCAATAATGTGAATTTTGGAATTCCAGGAAGCGCATCGCCAACACCTGTTGTTGTATTTGATCCTTCGCAAGCCTCATTATACATTAATAATGGACATCCTGTAACAACGACAGGTGTATCACCAAATGTAAAATTAACTGAATATAATGCGGCTAATTATAACGGTCCTCCCGTGCCTGTACGACCTATAGGGGTACAGTTTAATGGTATTACCAGATTGCTGACCTATACATTAGGTGGTTTATTGCCAAATACAGCTTACACATTTAAAATTGTTATTGCTGATGCGGGAGATACTCAGTATGATTCAGGTTTGTTTATCAATACAATTTATGGGACAGCAACTTTGGCGGCCACTAATGATGCTTATACTATTGCTTCGGGCTCTAATTCTACAACCTCTGTTCTGGTAAATGATCTCGTAAATGGTGTTGTTAATGCTTCGCTTTCAGATGTTACGCTGTCTCAGATTTCTACATCAAACAGTGGTATTAACTTAAATACTGCATCAGGCTTGATTAGTGTCGCGCCAGGAACTGCTCCGGGAATTTATACCGTTAATTACCAAATTTGTGATTTGACTTTTCTTGACAATTGCAAAACTGCAATAGCAACAGTAACGGTATTGGCAAATGACCCTGACAATGACGGGGTAGATAGTTTTATAGATTTAGATGATGATAATGATGGTATTTTGGATGCTGCTGAAGGATTATGTGCAACAACAGGTTTCGAGGGATTTGAGACTAATCCGTTGCAGACAAATATAAACGGTAACAACATACAAACAGGTGTCACGGTTTATAATGGTTGGTCTGTCAATAATCTTTCTACACCGCAGGCAAGTCCTTTCAATATTATTCGCGTTAATAATACTACATATAGTTCTGGTCCTGCGAGTGCTCAGGCTGGTTCGCAGTATTTGGATATTAATGGTGCTGGTGCAAATTTTTACAGAGATTTTACGTTTACCACACCCACAGTATTAAATGCTTCTGTGTACTTTGCTCCTAGAGAAACTATCGGGACGGCGATAGCATTTCAATCTAAAATTGAGATTGTTAAGACTTCAGGGACTAATCAGACATGGTCGGGGAATGTCATCAGTTATAATTCAAACTCTCCCTACATCTGGACACAGAGTAGTTTGAATAATATTGTTTTACCGGCAGGTACCTATAGACTTCAAATGGCGATTAACGATAATGCTCATATTGACAGTGTTTCTTACTGCTTCTCTACCGATACTGACGGAGATGGCGTTCCCAATTACCTTGACATAGATTCTGATAATGACGGATGTCCAGACGCAATTGAAGGTTCAGAAAATGTTACTTATCAGATGGTAAATCCTTTGACTGCCACAACGAATCCTGGACAGATCAGTGTAAGGTTCAACGGTTCTGTGGCAGGTACTCCTTCTCAGATTATAAGTACTGCTACAGCGGCAAATGGTGTTCCTCAGCTTGTAAACAATGGTGCAAACAACAGCAATGCAAGTATTGTTCTTGTCGCTGGCGCAGCTTCAGCCGGTGTTGCAGATAATACGGGTACTTCCCCAGTTGCAGGAGTTGGTCAGGCAGTTGGGAATTCTGCTAATAATGCATTGAATGATTGTAAATGTTACAGAAGCGCTACTACAACTTTAGGTACAAATAATGCGACACAGCATGGTGTGACAGCATTTAACAGAGCTGGCGCAGACAATTCTAACTGGCCTATGTTGAGAAATAATGGTTGGACGGCGTTGGAAGCTAATACTAAAGCATTTGTAATGAACAGAATGCCGGCTGCAACTGTTACTACAGCTGCATTGGTCGCTGGTGAGCCTGTAAATGTAGCACTTACTGCTCCTGTTATAGCTGTTCCTATAGTGGGAATGACATTCTATGATACTACCAATAACTGTATGAAGGTGAATGTTGATGGTACAAGAGCGGGATGGAAGTGTTTTAATACGCAGTCTTGTCCTGAAGAAAATTAA
- a CDS encoding beta strand repeat-containing protein, with protein MNKNIFLLAAFFVMLFNTTLFSQQAGRIYISSATTGRIYDITTGVTPTVINTPAPLNTNLGTAVTNLAIGYDAPTAPNTLVYISSNTTAAAAINKNGTAVAGTNLPVDMGGFGTNNVPGTYFGQVFGFGSNTKNLYRVYPTPSATPITVTGATGDTIWNLATTTIFVNDAIFDYQNNIYTIVVNSANTNRYLYRITLVNATTATASLVAQVSGPVATIANGLGAAYLNGKMYVVDNTNPQQLYTVDLVTGVSVVDRVFDNSVNFTGSKDLASVDYYLPFQFVCGGSAFINGSPFVPGVTATRTLRIPITAVYIPGTYNISVSGTNFTTANQSVNVTSTTTYVDVDMTYTGGGAVGTRALTVSLSTTTCTETVFVELDTDGDALADSIDLDDDNDGILDTAEGCAGTVTMATVTPALATTLSTANTVVFPLVPPGATLPEGGVRITKTSGGNGWGTFTPPNATASLTVNGSATATFSTTYLDVIAGGTTPGVPRVLNFNFGASAKSISTANNDYQYIIGIAGLGNEGATISSTFSVPLTVIENVDVFNSGRFSLFEGVTPTPGQTGTVFSTSLPNASPAQGYTFFFIPKEVATFIMSITGGNDPHGFIFGVYRQNCTVDTDNDTVLNYVDPDSDNDGCADALEGSETVRYNQVYPLNFATTSLRGQIRVLANGVTTGTPSQVISTVAAANGVPLLVNNSVNNTGAVAGLADNTDGTADVGQSVGTSQNSAARDAECDRCFRTATTTGTTLATNHGITALSRAGVSNGNWPMKITGAYTALDAKTKGLVINRLTTTQVNAITAPVVGMMVYDTTVNCLKIYDSTNAWRCFSTQTCDNFNQ; from the coding sequence GTGAATAAGAATATATTTTTACTAGCAGCATTTTTTGTGATGCTGTTTAATACAACTTTGTTTTCCCAGCAAGCAGGGAGAATTTATATTTCCTCTGCAACAACAGGAAGGATCTATGATATCACTACAGGCGTTACACCTACAGTGATTAATACTCCTGCACCATTGAATACTAATTTAGGGACAGCCGTTACAAACCTTGCAATAGGTTATGACGCTCCGACTGCGCCTAATACCTTAGTTTATATCAGTTCAAATACAACAGCTGCAGCTGCAATTAATAAAAACGGAACTGCTGTAGCTGGGACAAACCTTCCGGTAGATATGGGAGGGTTTGGTACTAATAATGTGCCAGGAACATATTTCGGTCAGGTGTTTGGCTTTGGTAGTAATACAAAGAACTTATACAGGGTTTATCCTACGCCAAGTGCAACACCTATCACTGTTACCGGTGCAACAGGCGATACGATTTGGAATTTGGCGACAACAACTATCTTTGTTAATGATGCCATATTTGATTATCAGAATAATATTTATACAATTGTAGTAAATTCAGCAAATACTAACAGATATCTATACAGAATTACGTTGGTAAATGCTACAACGGCAACGGCGTCATTAGTTGCCCAGGTTTCTGGTCCTGTTGCTACCATTGCTAATGGTTTAGGTGCAGCTTACCTTAATGGTAAAATGTACGTTGTGGATAACACAAACCCACAGCAGCTTTACACTGTGGATTTAGTTACGGGTGTTTCTGTTGTCGACAGAGTTTTTGATAATTCAGTAAATTTCACAGGAAGTAAGGATTTAGCGTCTGTTGATTATTATCTACCGTTTCAGTTTGTCTGTGGTGGTTCGGCGTTTATCAACGGAAGTCCGTTTGTTCCTGGTGTTACAGCAACTAGAACACTTAGGATTCCCATTACAGCAGTTTATATTCCGGGAACATATAATATCTCTGTAAGCGGAACTAACTTTACTACTGCAAATCAAAGTGTAAATGTGACGAGTACAACAACATACGTTGATGTCGATATGACTTATACGGGAGGTGGTGCGGTCGGTACACGTGCTCTCACTGTAAGTTTAAGTACTACAACATGTACCGAAACAGTCTTTGTGGAATTAGATACAGATGGTGATGCATTGGCAGACAGTATAGATCTTGATGATGATAATGATGGTATTTTAGATACAGCTGAAGGTTGTGCCGGAACCGTCACAATGGCAACAGTAACACCCGCATTGGCAACAACTTTAAGTACAGCAAATACGGTAGTTTTTCCTTTGGTTCCGCCTGGAGCAACACTTCCCGAAGGCGGTGTTAGAATTACAAAAACGTCTGGAGGAAATGGGTGGGGAACTTTTACCCCTCCTAATGCCACCGCTTCGTTAACAGTCAATGGCTCTGCAACCGCAACTTTCTCCACGACTTATTTAGATGTTATTGCGGGAGGAACTACGCCTGGAGTTCCAAGAGTTTTAAATTTTAATTTTGGTGCAAGTGCAAAGTCAATAAGTACCGCAAATAATGACTACCAATATATAATCGGAATTGCAGGTTTAGGGAATGAGGGTGCCACAATAAGCTCTACGTTTTCAGTTCCCCTGACAGTGATAGAAAATGTGGATGTTTTTAATTCGGGTAGATTCTCGTTGTTTGAAGGTGTTACGCCAACTCCAGGACAGACCGGTACTGTTTTTTCAACCAGCTTACCGAATGCTAGTCCTGCACAGGGGTATACTTTCTTTTTTATTCCTAAAGAGGTTGCTACATTTATCATGAGTATCACCGGAGGAAATGATCCGCATGGTTTTATTTTTGGAGTTTATAGACAGAACTGTACTGTAGATACCGATAATGATACTGTACTCAATTACGTGGATCCCGATTCCGATAATGACGGTTGTGCTGATGCATTGGAAGGTTCGGAAACGGTAAGATATAATCAGGTTTATCCACTGAACTTTGCTACAACATCGTTGAGAGGGCAGATAAGAGTTTTAGCAAATGGCGTAACGACAGGAACCCCATCACAGGTTATAAGTACAGTCGCTGCTGCAAATGGCGTCCCATTATTGGTGAATAATTCGGTAAACAATACAGGTGCTGTAGCAGGTTTGGCAGATAATACGGATGGAACGGCAGATGTTGGTCAATCAGTAGGAACATCTCAGAACTCCGCTGCAAGAGATGCAGAATGCGACAGATGTTTCCGTACTGCAACAACAACGGGTACTACTTTGGCAACAAATCACGGTATCACGGCGCTTTCAAGAGCGGGAGTGAGCAATGGTAACTGGCCTATGAAGATTACGGGTGCGTACACTGCTTTAGATGCAAAAACGAAAGGACTGGTTATTAATAGACTTACGACAACGCAGGTGAATGCTATAACCGCTCCTGTAGTTGGGATGATGGTTTATGATACAACCGTAAATTGTCTTAAAATTTATGACAGTACAAACGCTTGGAGATGTTTCAGTACTCAGACTTGTGATAATTTTAATCAATAA